Part of the Triticum urartu cultivar G1812 chromosome 2, Tu2.1, whole genome shotgun sequence genome, CCGCTTCCCTAGTATTGTCTCCTTTTCATCCTCTACAGAAGTAGCTGCCTTATCAGTCAAACTTAACACTTCATTATTGCAGTGCTGATCAGCATCGCCCTCCCTAGGTCCCCTTGCTAATAATGTTTGCTCATCATCATCTATAGAAGCAGAGCCCTTATCAGTTGAACAGAACACTTCCCCATTGCAGTTATGTTCCGCAGCATCGTCCCTAGGCCGCTTCCCCAATATCGTTCTCTTTTCATCCTCTGCAGCTGCAGAGGCCATGTGAGTTAAACTAACCTCAGTTTGCGTAGCAGCTCCTGTTTGTTCCCCATTGCAGTCCTGTTCAGCATCATCATACCTCACTCGCTTCACTAACACTGTTTGCTTCTCATCATCCTCTACAGAAGCAGAGCCCTTATCAGTCAAACTAAACATTTGCCCGTTGCAGTTCTGTTCTGCAGTACCCTCCCTAAGCCGCTTCCCTGACATCGTTTGCTTTTCAATCTCTGCAGCTGCAGAGGCTGTCTCAGTTAAACTAGCCTCAGTTTGCTTAGCAGCTCCTGTTTCTTCCCCATTGCAGTCATGTTCAGCATATCGCTTCCCTAATATTGTTTGCTTCTCATCATCTATAGAAGCAGAGGCCTTGTCAATCAAACTAACATCAGTTTGCATACTGACTCCAGTCTGTTTATCTCGACTGGAGTTTGCTTGCACAACAGCAAGCTCTTGATCAGATAGTGTAGAATTGGAGCCCAAACGACCAGTGGATGTCATGTTATCAAGTTGCCTAGTTTGGACACCAGCCGAAGGTATTCTCGACAACACATCTGGCTTCCTTTCTATATGTACCCAACGACTCTTGATCCAATCTCTTGAAATTCTTATATCATTTAGCTGGCATACACGAAAAAAGTTTTCACCTGGAACAATCATAATATAAGTGTCAGTGACATCCTTCTGTTGCAACTTGCAGAAGTAACTTTAAGAAGAAATACAGAAAAAATAGGGTACTTGGTAGAAGACGAGGCACATGCAGTTGCTAATTTCTATCACATGAAATACCAAGATAACATTCATTCTCCATCTAATGAATTGCTTCCACAATTTGCAAGCAGTTTTACATCATGATATAGATGATGGTGAATCATGATATGGCTTTTGGAATGTCAGTATTTTTGGAATTTACATACTGATTTAATAgtaactgaagcaaaagatttgTAGAGCAAAATGCCATGAAGTGCCTCAACATTTAGCAAAACAGTGAGTCTCAACACAATACAGTGTAATCCTCATGACTCACTCAATGCCAAAAGAATTGCAGTAACATGACAAACAAGACTCCAAACTGGATGTTTACCTATCACACAATGTATTTCATAAATTGTGCAACATGCTTTTTTTCAGGTTCCGACAGTAATAATTTTGCAAAATCAGCAGAATTATTGTCATACCAACACCATGGCAGGACAAAAGAAACAGTCATGCTCCCCTCCCAGATTTACAAAAGCTACTTATTTATGTGCGATGCACCTAGCTTGTACTAACAGTGTGAACTGACACACGGTAACATGGAGAAAACAATTAACAATCCGTGGCACCAAACTGATGGACGATGAGAAAATATTCCATTTTTAGGTAATATGGTTTAATCTAAAGGAGTGTAAGGAGTATGAATCACCAGGGGGGAAGGGGGGCAGTAAAGAGCTATTGAGATTTTGTTCTCTTATCTTGCGTATTTCGTAGGCAGACCAAGAATGGAAAAGCATCATTTCAGCAAGAGAAAGCACCTGGGAAATATATTTGCAGGCCATCAGATGAACCGGCATCTGTACTCACTAAAACTCCTTCCCACCAGCCATTAAATTGCCAGACATCAACAGCAGTTCCAGGTAAAAGAGCAGTGTCATCGACCAAAGTCTTTTGTTGAGGACGTGGCCTAATTCTTAGCCGGCCTGGGCATCTCAGTCCAAGTTTATCAGGAAGAGCCAATATAGAGGCACGTACACGCTCCTACATGGAAGCATAAAATAAGTTCAATTGGCATGGCAAGAAATAACCTCATCGGTGCTATAAAAACATACGCTTGTGCAGAAAAAACAGAATAGATCATGATATTGGGAAAAATAAAAGGAGTGCCAGAATGCCGAATATtatgatatactccctccgttctaaaatataaggtgtattaaTATTCCAAAAGGGCAAACGTAACCTATGTTTGACCAAGTTCATAGAAATTTGTATCAACATATACAATACCAAATATAGAAAATATGAAAGAAAATGCCATGGTGAATCTAATGATGCTGATTTGGTATTGTAGTCATTGATATTTTTTGCTCTATAAACTTGGTCGAACATAGAGAAGTTGACTTTTCTGAAAATTAATATACCTTATAATTTGGAACAGAGTATTATCACTTCAAATGCATAATCCAACTTAGAAAAGTTATACTAAGATCAGTTAGTCATACCTCCAATTTACCACAATCATCAGCATTTTCGAGATCATCATATTGAATCTTCAGTTTGTCATGACTAGTACATGGCCTCAGAACTGTACACCTGAACCAGCAGCCCACAATGCCACTGTCTTGAGATAAGACCTCTATCTTGTCACCAACGTTGTAGGTTGGCATAGGCTGACTCTGGGGCCCTATAAACTTAACTGAGAGATGTCTTACAGGAGATTGTTTATTACTTGGCTTCTGATAAGATGGTATGGAGTCTGCTTGTGGGCTTCGGCAGATTTTGGTACCTAAACATTTCGAATAAAGCCTCTCGAACTGCTTTGAAGACTTGGTCTTCCCAGGTGAACAATGTCTGAGTATCCTTATGACATCAGAACCATCCTTTTCTTGTTCAGGTGAAACTTTCAAGGATAGGACAGCAGCTTGATTAAAATATCCACGCAATGTTCTCAAGTCAAAATGCTTAAATTTATTTTTGCTGTACTGACGAAAGCAGAAACGGATCCCCGCCAATGAACTATTTGGCAAAGTGTCCCCACATTTTTCATAATGCTCTGGGGTTAAAACAGTAGCAATATCATCGACACACTCAACACTGATTACTTGAGAATAAGAGGTGATGAAAACTTCGCAAGGATGAGGAGCAGGAGGAGGTATGGCACAAGCAAATTCCTGGTTTTGATGAAACCATCGCACTTTAACTTTCTTGAGTCCCTTCTTATCTTCATACATATCCTCCAAGTATGCAAGATAACGGTTTTCCTCCTCAGACATGACAAGTGCAAAAGAGTGGATCTGCCAAATGATACATCATATAGAATTAAAAGATGGTTACCGGTAACTAAGTGTACAAACAGTCATAACAAAACTTACAGATATTGTGGTTCCATTACGACAAAAGGCTTGATAGTGCTGAAGCTGCTTGCTACAAGTCCAGAATGGACCAGACCACATAATGTCTGTACTGCAAGTTGTACCCTAATAATATAATTGGAAAATTATCAACATGTTCATGGAAGATGCGGCAAAACTATATGCAAAGTTATAGGTGATTGCGTACCAGATTGTGACACACATAGCTATCAGTTTCGCTGTATCCATCTAATCCAACATCATTGCCCATACGAGGTCCAAATTTTGAAAAATCTGGAATGAACAACAAGCAACTAGATATCAATATCACTGAGGAACAATCTGAAACAAAATAATACATG contains:
- the LOC125536350 gene encoding uncharacterized protein LOC125536350; this translates as MAREDRPEFVRWSEEFLSQERGSRVVHYYLEDAEGVSHLAVVGTERSLRHMLYVVSEDFHGPQGSGGADGGQGMFARKWRSRREVVDWLESFLPAKTLTSNFSKFGPRMGNDVGLDGYSETDSYVCHNLGTTCSTDIMWSGPFWTCSKQLQHYQAFCRNGTTISIHSFALVMSEEENRYLAYLEDMYEDKKGLKKVKVRWFHQNQEFACAIPPPAPHPCEVFITSYSQVISVECVDDIATVLTPEHYEKCGDTLPNSSLAGIRFCFRQYSKNKFKHFDLRTLRGYFNQAAVLSLKVSPEQEKDGSDVIRILRHCSPGKTKSSKQFERLYSKCLGTKICRSPQADSIPSYQKPSNKQSPVRHLSVKFIGPQSQPMPTYNVGDKIEVLSQDSGIVGCWFRCTVLRPCTSHDKLKIQYDDLENADDCGKLEERVRASILALPDKLGLRCPGRLRIRPRPQQKTLVDDTALLPGTAVDVWQFNGWWEGVLVSTDAGSSDGLQIYFPGENFFRVCQLNDIRISRDWIKSRWVHIERKPDVLSRIPSAGVQTRQLDNMTSTGRLGSNSTLSDQELAVVQANSSRDKQTGVSMQTDVSLIDKASASIDDEKQTILGKRYAEHDCNGEETGAAKQTEASLTETASAAAEIEKQTMSGKRLREGTAEQNCNGQMFSLTDKGSASVEDDEKQTVLVKRVRYDDAEQDCNGEQTGAATQTEVSLTHMASAAAEDEKRTILGKRPRDDAAEHNCNGEVFCSTDKGSASIDDDEQTLLARGPREGDADQHCNNEVLSLTDKAATSVEDEKETILGKRPRDDDAEQQCNDEVFSLTVKASPPIEDEKQRVLGKRHRGDDDEQDCDGEVGVDLDVSKP